A window from Mangifera indica cultivar Alphonso chromosome 2, CATAS_Mindica_2.1, whole genome shotgun sequence encodes these proteins:
- the LOC123202028 gene encoding probable leucine-rich repeat receptor-like protein kinase At1g35710 gives MGLSILKSVFSLVFLLLFVAMSHSSTDIASNSTQEALALLKWKASLQNHSHSLLSSWTLSSANSANTSNHLKTKISSCTWFGISCNRAGSITGINLTNTSLKGTLHELSFSLFPNLAFIDLSVNELFGVIPPQISHLKNLEVLHLYSNKLSGSIPNEIGNLNSLTNLALGDNQLSGFIPNSIGNMSNLKALYLDTNNLSGKIPEEIGNLKSILDLELGINHLSGSIPHSIGNLSNLEVLYFHTNNLSGSIPEEIGNLKSILDLMLSENQLSGSIPHSIGNLSNLEDLYLHTNNLFGAIPNEIGNLKSILNLIFSVNQLSGYIPHSIGNLSNIKVLHLHTNNLFGAIIEEIGHLKSIFELKLCINHLSGSIPRSIGNLSNLEVLYLHTNNLSGSIPEEMGNLKSISDLGLGLNRLSGSIPCFIGNLSNIKYLYLSDNNFSGIIPYKVGKLLNLIKLELANNQFAGSLPRTICRSGSLTHFSVGENNLSGRIPKDLRDCTSLIRVRLQGNQFIGNISEDFGVYPNLSFIDLSHNKFYGEISSTWGNCSRLGTFNISGNNITGSIVLHIQNSIELHTLDLSSNHLIGEIPMELGKLTSLNKLVITGNHLSGGIPREVGLLTELEYLDLSTNRLCKSILRELGSLSRLHYLNLRNNQFSLEIPFQLGNLIQLSELDLSHNLLKGNIPSQICNMESLEYLNLSYNNLSGFIPSCFEDMHGLSRIDISYNELQGPIPNNKAFRDAPIEALQGNKELCGNVSGFTPCSSRTSQKHVLGKRLVISFVALGALALLIVVTIMFFCFRRKKQELQKEHRSVNNYKFLSVLNFDGKTMFEEITSVTENFDAKYCIGSGGSGSVYRAQLLSGPILAIKKFHSFHPDDINDQKDFLNEISALTKTRHRNIVKCFGFCVHSQHSFLVYEYLERDSLATFLSNEATTRELDWGKRVNILKGVAEALSYLHHGCSPPIVHRDISSKNVLLDSEYEAHVSDFGIAKFLKPDSSNWTQIAGTYGYIAPELAYTMKVTEKCDVYSFGVLALEVIKGNHPGDIIPSLSSPLTLENMLLNNVLDPRLPPPSPAICDQLIAVIKLAIDCLGSNPEFRPTMDVVSHMF, from the exons ATGGGGTTGTCAATCTTGAAGAGtgttttttcacttgttttcCTTCTCTTGTTTGTTGCAATGTCTCATTCTTCAACAGATATTGCTTCTAATTCTACTCAGGAAGCACTAGCTCTTCTCAAATGGAAAGCCAGCCTTCAAAACCACAGTCACTCCCTTCTGTCATCATGGACCCTTTCTTCTGCAAATTCCGCAAACACTTCAAACCACCTCAAAACCAAGATAAGTTCATGCACTTGGTTTGGAATCTCTTGCAATCGTGCTGGAAGCATCACAGGTATTAACTTGACCAACACAAGTCTGAAAGGCACACTTCATGAACTATCATTCTCATTATTTCCCAATCTTGCATTCATTGATCTAAGTGTGAATGAACTCTTTGGTGTCATCCCTCCTCAAATCAGCCACCTAAAAAATCTAGAGGTCCTTCACCTTTATTCAAATAAGTTATCTGGTTCTATTCCTAATGAGATAGGAAACTTGAACTCCCTAACAAATTTAGCTTTGGGGGATAATCAATTGAGTGGCTTTATTCCTAATTCTATTGGAAATATGAGCAACTTAAAAGCTTTATACCTCGACACCAATAACCTTTCTGGCAAAATTCCTGAAGAAATAGGCAACTTGAAGTCTATTTTGGATTTGGAGTTAGGCATAAATCACCTGAGTGGCTCTATTCCTCATTCTATTGGAAATTTGAGCAATTTAGAAGTTTTATACTTCCACACCAACAACCTTTCTGGCTCCATTCCTGAGGAGATAGGCAACTTGAAGTCTATTTTGGATCTGATGTTGAGCGAAAATCAGTTGAGTGGCTCTATTCCTCATTCCATTGGAAATTTGAGCAATTTAGAAGATTTATATCTCCACACCAACAACCTTTTTGGCGCCATTCCTAATGAAATAGGCAACTTAAAgtctattttgaatttgatttttagtGTAAATCAACTAAGTGGCTATATTCCTCATTCCATTGGAAATTTAAGCAATATAAAAGTTTTACACCTCCACACCAACAACCTTTTTGGCGCTATTATTGAGGAGATAGGCCACTTGAAGTCTATTTTTGAACTAAAATTGTGCATAAATCACCTGAGTGGCTCTATTCCTCGTTCCATTGGAAATTTGAGCAATTTAGAGGTTTTATATCTCCATACCAACAACCTTTCTGGTTCCATTCCTGAGGAGATGGGCAACTTAAAGTCCATTTCGGATCTGGGGTTAGGTTTAAATCGATTGAGCGGCTCCATTCCTTGTTTCATTGGAAATCTAAGCAACATCAAATATTTGTATCTTAGTGATAACAACTTTTCTGGAATCATTCCTTATAAAGTCGGAAAACTCTTGAACTTGATTAAATTGGAGTTGGCTAATAATCAGTTCGCTGGTTCTCTCCCCCGAACTATATGTCGAAGTGGATCACTTACCCACTTTAGCGTTGGTGAGAACAATTTGTCTGGTCGTATCCCCAAAGATTTAAGAGATTGTACTAGCTTAATTAGAGTCCGTCTCCAAGGAAACCAATTTATTGGAAATATTTCTGAAGATTTTGGTGTCTATCCAAATCTATCTTTCATAGATCTTAGTCACAACAAATTTTATGGTGAAATCTCGTCTACTTGGGGAAATTGCTCTAGGTTAGGTACTTTCAATATCTCTGGAAATAATATTACTGGGAGCATTGTGCTGCATATTCAAAATTCGATCGAATTACATACTCTTGAcctttcttcaaatcatttaattGGAGAAATTCCAATGGAACTTGGAAAGCTGACTTCTCTTAACAAGCTTGTTATAACGGGGAATCATCTCTCTGGAGGTATACCTCGTGAAGTTGGATTACTCACAGAACTTGAGTACCTTGACTTGTCCACAAATAGATTATGCAAGTCAATCCTAAGAGAATTAGGGAGCTTGTCGAGATTGCATTACTTAAATTTGAGAAACAATCAGTTTAGTCTTGAAATTCCATTTCAATTAGGTAATTTGATTCAACTCTCAGAACTAGATTTGAGTCATAATTTACTCAAAGGAAATATACCATCTCAGATTTGTAACATGGAGAGTTTGGAATATCTAAATCTTTCCTATAATAACCTTTCTGGTTTCATCCCAAGTTGCTTTGAAGATATGCATGGATTATCGCGTATTGACATATCTTATAACGAGTTACAAGGTCCAATTCCCAACAACAAAGCATTTCGAGATGCTCCAATTGAAGCTTTGCAAGGGAATAAAGAATTGTGTGGCAATGTTAGTGGATTCACACCTTGCAGCTCTCGCACTTCGCAAAAACACGTCTTAGGAAAGAGGTTGGTAATTTCCTTTGTTGCTTTAGGAGCACTTGCTCTTCTAATTGTTGTGACAATAATGTTCTTTTGTTTTCGGAGAAAGAAACAAGAGTTACAGAAAGAACATAGAAGTGTGaacaattataaatttctttcagtattaaattttgatggaaaAACAATGTTTGAAGAAATTACAAGTGTAACAGAGAATTTTGATGCCAAGTATTGCATCGGGAGTGGTGGATCTGGAAGTGTTTATAGAGCACAACTTCTATCAGGGCCTATTTTGGCAATAAAGAAATTTCACTCGTTTCATCCTGATGATATAAATGACcaaaaagattttttgaatgaaataaGTGCATTAACAAAAACACGACATCGAAATATTGTGAAATGTTTTGGTTTTTGTGTACATTCTCAACActcttttttagtttatgagTATCTTGAAAGAGATAGCTTGGCCACATTCTTGAGTAATGAAGCTACAACAAGAGAATTGGATTGGGGTAAGAGAGTAAATATCTTGAAAGGTGTGGCTGAAGCCTTGTCCTACTTGCACCATGGTTGCTCCCCACCAATAGTCCATCGAGACATATCAAGCAAAAATGTGTTGTTGGATTCAGAATATGAAGCTCATGTTTCAGACTTTGGAATTGCCAAATTTCTCAAGCCAGACTCATCCAATTGGACACAAATAGCAGGCACATACGGATACATTGCACCag AATTGGCTTACACTATGAAGGTAACTGAAAAATGCGATGTATATAGTTTTGGAGTGTTAGCATTAGAAGTGATTAAGGGAAATCATCCAGGTGATATCATTCCTTCTTTGTCCTCTCCTCTCACTTTGGAGAACATGTTGTTGAACAATGTTTTGGATCCACGTCTTCCACCTCCTTCGCCCGCTATTTGCGATCAACTAATTGCAGTCATAAAATTAGCAATTGATTGCTTGGGTTCCAATCCTGAATTCAGGCCCACCATGGACGTAGTTTCTCATATGTTTTGA